One Fontisphaera persica DNA window includes the following coding sequences:
- a CDS encoding response regulator, whose product MKHILIIDDEASVREVLGRALTRHTYRVTEAGNADEARRAVLQQRPDLVITDLQMEDTDGLELVRELKTLAPGVPVLLLTGVIFDPDVVEKTIRHRVEGYLEKTVSLHRILEEVHRLLNLPPADLIPPESTPPR is encoded by the coding sequence ATGAAACACATCCTCATCATTGATGACGAAGCCTCGGTGCGCGAAGTTCTGGGCCGGGCGCTCACTCGCCATACCTATCGCGTGACCGAGGCCGGCAACGCCGACGAAGCCCGCCGGGCCGTGCTGCAGCAGCGGCCGGACTTAGTCATCACCGATTTGCAGATGGAAGACACTGACGGCCTGGAGCTGGTGCGCGAGCTCAAAACCCTTGCGCCCGGCGTGCCGGTGCTCCTGCTCACCGGTGTGATATTTGACCCGGACGTTGTCGAAAAAACCATCCGCCATCGCGTGGAGGGTTACCTGGAAAAAACGGTCTCCCTGCACCGCATTTTGGAGGAAGTGCACCGCCTGCTGAATCTGCCGCCGGCGGACCTTATTCCCCCGGAATCAACTCCGCCTCGGTAA
- the thpR gene encoding RNA 2',3'-cyclic phosphodiesterase, which yields MPEADATWRLFVAIPLPQRVTAAVAEIQAGLQRLVSQAQIRWTPPHQFHLTLRFLGEVAAARVPLLQTRLENACAGCPAMPLQLQGLGFFPHDQRPRVIWLGLEGQLNTLHALQQAVASAAAEFAEPDTAPEKFSAHITLGRIKFLSPRERSTLVQSAAAWKPAPPLGWLAHRVQLMRSTLGPEGAHHECLAAWNLVPPPGTPTNHGTCPQPL from the coding sequence ATGCCGGAAGCGGACGCAACCTGGCGTTTGTTTGTGGCCATTCCCCTGCCGCAACGCGTGACGGCCGCAGTGGCCGAAATTCAGGCCGGCCTCCAGCGCCTTGTGTCCCAGGCCCAAATCCGTTGGACCCCGCCCCATCAATTCCATCTGACCTTGCGTTTCCTGGGCGAGGTGGCGGCCGCGCGCGTGCCCCTTCTGCAAACCCGCCTCGAAAACGCCTGCGCGGGCTGCCCCGCCATGCCTTTGCAATTGCAAGGCCTGGGCTTTTTCCCCCACGACCAGCGCCCGCGCGTGATTTGGCTGGGACTGGAGGGCCAGCTCAACACGCTGCACGCCTTGCAGCAGGCCGTGGCCAGCGCAGCCGCGGAATTTGCCGAACCGGACACTGCGCCGGAAAAATTCTCCGCCCACATCACCCTGGGCCGCATCAAATTTTTATCACCCCGGGAGCGGTCGACCCTCGTGCAATCAGCCGCAGCATGGAAGCCGGCGCCACCCCTGGGCTGGCTTGCCCACCGCGTGCAATTGATGCGCAGCACCCTCGGCCCAGAGGGGGCGCATCACGAGTGCTTGGCCGCTTGGAACCTTGTGCCGCCGCCCGGCACTCCAACCAACCACGGAACATGCCCTCAGCCCCTATGA
- the hypF gene encoding carbamoyltransferase HypF, producing the protein MQPSGASSEMVRARVTLRGAVQGVGFRPFVYRLATELGLRGWVSNSLQGVIAEVEGPEPAVQQFMLRLQPECPPAARIHGCEWVYLAPTGCSGFAIRASEAGGEQEALILPDLAICAECRHELMDPANRRHRYPFINCTHCGPRFSIIESMPYDRPRTTMRHFTMCPACQAEYDNPADRRFHAQPNACPGCGPQLAFWDTSGAARAEREEALQQAEAALRAGQILALKGLGGFHLLVDARNPEAVARLRQRKHREEKPFALMFPNLAQVEQVCDVNALEARLLQSPEAPIVLLRRRARGEVADNVAPGNPCLGVMLPYTPLHHLLLTDLGFPLVATSGNLADEPICTDEHEALRRLAGIADGWLVHNRPIARHVDDSIVRVMLGRELVLRRARGYAPLPVTLPVELPPLVAYGAHLKTTVAVAAGRHVFLSQHLGDLETDEARAAYQRALADLPALLRQTPRLAVCDLHPDYVSTHTARQSGLPWLAVQHHVAHVAACVAENEVDAPVLGVSWDGTGYGPDNTIWGGEFIYWHQGRWRRVGHLRAFPLPGGEAAVREPRRAALGVLFALEGDAVFDRPDLPLRAAFRGDEWKLLRAMLARGLNCPTTTSAGRLFDAVAALAGLRQVSHFEGQAAMELEWAAGSWTGEAAYPFDLQEMDGLLRVDWGPLVQAILHDVRQGLPTAQIAGTFHRALVEVIVSVARRAGVEHVALTGGCFQNQRLTEGAVMALRSAGFRPLWHQRVPPNDGGIALGQAVLGAQTGNQ; encoded by the coding sequence GTGCAGCCGTCTGGTGCATCCTCGGAGATGGTGCGCGCCCGCGTGACGTTGCGGGGCGCGGTGCAGGGCGTGGGGTTTCGTCCGTTCGTGTACCGGCTGGCCACGGAACTGGGGCTCCGGGGGTGGGTGAGCAATTCATTGCAGGGCGTCATCGCCGAAGTGGAGGGACCGGAGCCAGCCGTGCAGCAATTTATGTTGCGGCTTCAACCTGAATGTCCCCCCGCCGCGCGCATTCATGGTTGCGAGTGGGTGTATCTGGCGCCGACGGGTTGCAGCGGATTCGCCATACGCGCTTCGGAGGCCGGCGGTGAGCAGGAAGCCCTCATCCTTCCCGATTTGGCCATCTGCGCCGAATGCCGGCACGAGTTGATGGACCCGGCCAACCGCCGCCATCGCTATCCCTTCATCAATTGCACGCATTGCGGGCCGCGGTTCAGCATCATCGAGTCCATGCCCTATGACCGCCCGCGCACTACGATGCGGCATTTCACGATGTGCCCGGCCTGCCAGGCGGAGTACGACAACCCCGCCGACCGTCGCTTCCATGCCCAGCCCAACGCCTGTCCCGGCTGCGGCCCGCAACTGGCTTTCTGGGACACTTCCGGTGCCGCGCGGGCAGAAAGGGAGGAGGCGCTGCAACAGGCCGAAGCCGCCTTGCGCGCCGGCCAGATTCTCGCCCTCAAGGGCCTGGGCGGATTCCATTTGCTGGTGGATGCGCGCAATCCGGAAGCCGTGGCGCGGCTGCGGCAGCGCAAGCATCGCGAGGAGAAACCCTTTGCCCTCATGTTTCCCAACCTGGCCCAGGTGGAACAGGTGTGCGACGTGAACGCGCTGGAGGCGCGGCTGCTGCAATCCCCAGAAGCGCCCATCGTCCTGCTGCGCCGCCGCGCGCGCGGCGAGGTGGCGGACAACGTGGCCCCTGGCAATCCCTGCCTGGGCGTCATGTTGCCCTACACCCCGCTGCATCATTTGCTCCTGACGGACCTGGGTTTTCCGTTGGTGGCCACCAGCGGCAATTTGGCCGATGAACCGATTTGCACCGATGAACACGAGGCCCTGCGCCGGCTGGCGGGCATCGCCGATGGATGGCTGGTCCACAACCGGCCCATCGCCCGCCACGTGGACGATTCCATTGTGCGCGTCATGCTCGGGCGCGAGCTGGTCTTGCGCCGGGCGCGCGGTTATGCGCCGCTACCCGTGACGTTGCCAGTGGAACTGCCCCCGTTGGTGGCTTATGGGGCGCACTTGAAAACCACGGTGGCCGTGGCGGCGGGGCGGCATGTTTTCCTCAGCCAGCATCTCGGCGATTTGGAAACGGACGAAGCCCGCGCCGCCTATCAACGCGCCTTGGCGGACCTCCCCGCGCTCCTCCGGCAAACTCCGCGGCTGGCTGTGTGTGACCTGCACCCCGATTACGTGTCCACCCACACGGCCCGGCAATCCGGCCTCCCCTGGCTTGCCGTGCAGCATCATGTGGCGCACGTGGCCGCCTGCGTAGCAGAAAATGAAGTGGACGCGCCGGTGCTGGGCGTCTCGTGGGACGGCACCGGCTATGGCCCTGATAACACCATTTGGGGCGGGGAGTTCATTTACTGGCACCAGGGCCGCTGGCGGCGGGTGGGGCATTTGCGCGCCTTTCCCCTGCCGGGTGGCGAGGCGGCCGTGCGCGAGCCGCGGCGCGCGGCCCTCGGCGTGCTTTTCGCGCTGGAAGGCGATGCCGTCTTTGACCGCCCTGACCTGCCGCTGCGCGCGGCTTTTCGCGGGGACGAATGGAAATTGCTGCGCGCGATGCTGGCGCGCGGCCTGAATTGTCCCACCACCACCAGCGCCGGCCGGTTGTTTGACGCCGTGGCGGCGCTGGCCGGGTTGCGACAGGTTTCCCACTTCGAGGGACAGGCGGCCATGGAGCTGGAATGGGCGGCCGGCAGTTGGACGGGCGAAGCAGCCTACCCTTTTGACCTGCAAGAAATGGACGGCCTGCTGCGCGTGGACTGGGGGCCGCTGGTGCAGGCCATCCTGCACGATGTGCGCCAGGGATTGCCAACTGCGCAAATCGCAGGCACATTTCACCGGGCGCTGGTGGAAGTAATCGTCAGTGTGGCGCGGCGCGCGGGGGTGGAGCATGTCGCCCTCACCGGCGGTTGTTTCCAGAACCAGCGGCTGACCGAAGGGGCCGTCATGGCGTTGCGGTCCGCCGGCTTCCGGCCCCTGTGGCATCAACGGGTGCCGCCCAACGATGGCGGCATTGCCCTGGGGCAGGCGGTGC
- a CDS encoding aldo/keto reductase gives MQVIQLGTSPLLGSRLAYGCWRLAGTWNSAEVTADARAAGRQAVLAAYEAGYTLFDHADIYCDGEAESIFGQVLKEVSGMRERILIASKCGIRKAGDPDAAAPYRYDFSRQHIVWSCEQSLRRLGVETIDLYQLHRPDYLADFEEVAAAFAELKQQGKVRAFGVSNFSPAQLTALQKVCPFPLVVNQVEISLARLAPFEDGTLDQCQAEHITPLAWSPLAGGLLGDGAHRLLPAQQAYQPAPILTVVDELARAHGVSRVVIALAWLLRHPAGIVPIIGSIRPERIREAVRATQINLSREEWYRLFSAARKERLP, from the coding sequence ATGCAAGTCATCCAACTGGGAACTTCACCGTTGCTGGGCAGCCGGCTGGCCTATGGCTGCTGGCGCCTGGCAGGCACCTGGAATTCGGCCGAGGTCACCGCCGACGCTCGTGCCGCCGGCCGCCAGGCGGTGCTCGCCGCCTATGAGGCCGGCTACACCCTCTTTGATCACGCCGACATTTATTGCGACGGGGAGGCCGAGAGCATCTTCGGCCAGGTGCTTAAAGAAGTCAGCGGCATGCGCGAGCGCATCCTCATCGCCTCCAAGTGCGGCATTCGCAAAGCCGGTGATCCTGACGCTGCCGCCCCCTATCGCTATGATTTCTCGCGCCAGCACATCGTCTGGTCCTGCGAACAATCCCTCCGCCGCCTGGGGGTCGAGACCATTGACCTGTACCAGTTGCATCGCCCCGATTACCTCGCCGACTTTGAAGAAGTGGCGGCCGCTTTTGCTGAACTCAAACAGCAGGGCAAAGTGCGCGCCTTCGGCGTGAGCAACTTCAGCCCCGCCCAACTGACCGCCCTCCAAAAAGTCTGTCCCTTCCCCCTGGTGGTCAATCAGGTGGAAATCAGTCTGGCCCGCCTGGCCCCCTTCGAGGACGGCACGCTCGACCAATGCCAGGCCGAGCACATCACCCCCCTGGCCTGGAGTCCCCTGGCGGGCGGGCTGCTGGGCGACGGTGCCCACCGTCTCCTCCCCGCCCAACAAGCCTATCAACCGGCGCCCATCCTCACCGTGGTGGATGAATTGGCCCGCGCCCATGGCGTGAGCCGCGTCGTCATTGCCCTGGCCTGGCTCCTGCGCCATCCGGCGGGCATTGTGCCCATCATCGGCTCCATCCGCCCGGAGCGCATCCGCGAAGCCGTCCGCGCCACCCAGATAAACCTCTCTCGCGAAGAGTGGTACCGGCTGTTTTCCGCCGCCCGCAAAGAGCGCCTGCCCTGA
- a CDS encoding PAS domain-containing protein, with translation MSQMNTGQLSKLRVSLAAGAAAALAVLILGVGPVERALAALMLAASAAGFWWLRGQRLVAAEEWQSLQAECERLRETLETQSARLVAAGESLKDETLEHVWAGQTLEHQVRYANTLINAIGEPLLVISKAGNITRVNPAVLKATGYTEAELISSPLHKIFRAAFEDMQTRIDPLPPALKEGRELLERTGYLVNKQGAIIPMHFSLFPLRDQEKVVAGILLLRQPPPKTESRAVSASRA, from the coding sequence ATGTCCCAGATGAACACCGGCCAGCTTTCCAAATTGCGCGTGAGCCTCGCTGCCGGGGCGGCTGCGGCCTTGGCCGTGTTAATCCTTGGCGTCGGGCCGGTGGAGCGCGCTTTGGCGGCGCTGATGCTTGCCGCCAGTGCCGCTGGCTTCTGGTGGCTGCGCGGCCAGCGGCTCGTGGCCGCGGAGGAGTGGCAATCCCTGCAAGCCGAATGTGAACGCCTGCGAGAAACCCTCGAGACACAATCTGCGCGCCTCGTGGCCGCGGGTGAATCCTTGAAAGATGAAACCCTGGAGCACGTCTGGGCCGGTCAAACTTTGGAGCATCAGGTGCGTTACGCCAACACGCTCATCAACGCGATTGGCGAGCCGTTGCTGGTCATCAGCAAAGCCGGCAACATCACCCGCGTCAACCCCGCCGTCCTCAAAGCCACCGGCTACACCGAGGCCGAACTCATCAGCAGCCCGTTGCACAAAATATTCCGGGCCGCCTTCGAGGACATGCAAACCAGGATAGACCCACTGCCCCCCGCGCTGAAAGAAGGCCGCGAGCTGCTGGAGCGCACTGGTTATCTGGTGAACAAGCAAGGCGCCATCATCCCCATGCATTTCAGCCTGTTTCCCCTGCGCGACCAGGAAAAAGTGGTCGCCGGCATTTTATTGCTGCGCCAGCCGCCGCCGAAAACTGAATCACGCGCCGTTTCCGCCTCCCGCGCATGA
- a CDS encoding alpha-L-fucosidase has protein sequence MKSSLSLDSLTGWLAAAVLAGLGHVAPAQTQYEPRWESLDKRPTPEWFLDAKFGIFIHWGVYSVPAWGAPKQYAEWYWNRIYDKKPNNPWWQFHVKNYGADFEYHQFAPMFRCELFNPEQWADIFARSGAKYVVPTSKHHEGYCLWPSEHANKTWGRPWNSVEVGPKRDLLGELGEAVRKRGLKYGFYYSLYEWYNPLWLTNRQRYVDEHMTPQFKDVVTRYRPAIIFADGEWDMPSKDWRSEELLAWLFNESPCREEVVINDRWGKDCRHKHGGYYTTEYAAGLKDASHPWEESRGMAYSYGYNRAEAIDDYKTAREFIYILCDLVSRGGNLLLDIGPTADGRIPVIMQQRLLEIGDWLRVNGEAIYGTRYAGRSCQWSEGKRPGQQYGEYMVKFNLMEQVGQQPKGELAVKQMWFTKKGRTVYAITPGWPGRQLVVRDIKVSPGTQVTMLGRAGALSHRLDNGRLVVETPALGPEEAPCQHAFAFKITEAELIPGE, from the coding sequence ATGAAATCTTCCCTCTCCCTTGACAGCTTGACGGGCTGGCTGGCGGCGGCGGTGTTGGCCGGTCTGGGGCACGTGGCGCCGGCCCAGACCCAATACGAACCCCGATGGGAATCGCTGGACAAGCGGCCCACGCCGGAATGGTTTCTGGATGCAAAGTTCGGCATTTTCATTCACTGGGGCGTGTATTCGGTGCCGGCGTGGGGCGCGCCGAAGCAATATGCCGAGTGGTATTGGAATCGCATTTACGACAAGAAACCCAACAATCCGTGGTGGCAGTTTCACGTGAAGAACTACGGGGCGGATTTCGAGTATCACCAGTTCGCCCCGATGTTCCGCTGCGAGCTGTTCAATCCAGAGCAGTGGGCCGATATCTTCGCGCGCTCCGGCGCGAAGTACGTGGTGCCCACCTCCAAGCATCACGAGGGTTACTGCCTTTGGCCCAGCGAACATGCCAACAAGACCTGGGGCCGCCCGTGGAACAGCGTGGAAGTGGGACCCAAACGTGACTTGCTGGGCGAGCTGGGCGAGGCGGTGCGCAAGCGGGGGCTGAAGTACGGTTTTTATTATTCGCTGTACGAATGGTACAACCCCTTGTGGCTGACCAACCGCCAGCGCTACGTGGACGAGCACATGACCCCGCAGTTCAAGGATGTGGTGACGCGCTACCGGCCGGCCATCATTTTTGCTGATGGGGAATGGGACATGCCCTCGAAGGATTGGCGAAGCGAGGAGTTGCTGGCCTGGCTGTTCAACGAATCGCCCTGCCGCGAGGAGGTGGTCATCAATGACCGGTGGGGGAAGGATTGCCGGCACAAGCACGGGGGCTACTACACCACCGAGTATGCCGCGGGCCTCAAGGATGCCAGTCACCCTTGGGAGGAAAGCCGGGGCATGGCGTACAGTTACGGGTACAACCGCGCGGAAGCGATTGATGATTACAAGACGGCCAGGGAGTTCATTTACATTCTTTGCGATTTGGTGAGCCGCGGCGGCAATTTGCTGCTCGACATCGGCCCCACCGCCGACGGGCGCATTCCGGTCATCATGCAGCAACGGCTGCTGGAAATTGGCGACTGGCTCCGGGTCAATGGCGAGGCCATTTACGGCACACGGTACGCCGGGCGCTCCTGCCAGTGGAGCGAAGGCAAACGGCCGGGCCAGCAGTACGGCGAATACATGGTAAAGTTTAATTTGATGGAGCAGGTGGGGCAGCAACCGAAGGGCGAGCTGGCAGTGAAACAGATGTGGTTCACCAAAAAGGGCCGCACGGTTTATGCCATCACGCCCGGCTGGCCGGGGCGGCAACTGGTGGTGCGGGACATCAAGGTTTCACCCGGCACCCAGGTCACAATGCTGGGCCGCGCCGGGGCGCTGAGTCATCGCCTGGACAACGGGCGGCTGGTGGTGGAGACGCCGGCGTTGGGGCCGGAGGAGGCGCCCTGCCAGCACGCCTTTGCCTTCAAGATTACCGAGGCGGAGTTGATTCCGGGGGAATAA
- a CDS encoding matrixin family metalloprotease: MKRLLPLLWMCLGAAGVSGFVLDYDEENRPLRWDLLELPDLVKTNSVNPQTRAIRYFVAEDAWSVTNRAAEIQAVRASFEQWEAVAGTHLKFEFAGLAPAGMDVNTEDGTNVVYWAKQSLLVNGGRDSISGTLGVCFYTYFPGNLLAEADIVLNGVQRRWYTDFSATNGQAYFVEGVTLHEIGHWLGLSHSPVGGATMLAYGDIGQSSQSGLSADEIAAVRTLYPASGTMSNLAHLRGTVTKGGQPVVGAAVFLEDANGTLVGGTATRANGQYLLTAVPPGAYALRVAPLDPPVNHWLVAGFELGPEYAGADVNFLTTSNHPVTLTAGVTNVFNVTVTAAVPPFRITQIREPTANPLSFVISSVPIKLRPGQSNLTVGVFSADLPTNGLDLKITGPGITHGALTAHPPGSPFNGLSGLSVVVSVSSNATPGMRSLVVTRPNDGARAYAPGFVEIQPLVPDFNFDGLDDRFQRQYFARFTLPEAAPAADPDRDGMPNTAEAVAGTVPTNALSVLKVERVVQDASGTTIFWRSVPGKRYQVWARDQVENAPWQAMGEPVQAAGSTASALDVGATQRALRFYRVQVLP; the protein is encoded by the coding sequence ATGAAGCGCCTTCTGCCCCTGCTCTGGATGTGCCTGGGCGCCGCTGGCGTGAGCGGGTTCGTGTTAGATTACGACGAGGAAAACCGTCCGTTGCGGTGGGATTTGCTGGAACTGCCGGACTTGGTGAAGACCAACTCTGTGAATCCCCAGACGCGGGCAATTCGTTATTTCGTGGCGGAGGATGCCTGGTCAGTGACCAACCGCGCGGCGGAAATCCAGGCCGTGCGCGCCAGTTTCGAGCAATGGGAGGCGGTTGCCGGGACGCACTTGAAGTTTGAATTCGCCGGCCTGGCGCCGGCGGGCATGGACGTCAACACCGAAGACGGCACCAACGTCGTGTATTGGGCCAAACAAAGCCTGCTGGTCAACGGCGGACGCGACAGCATCAGCGGCACGCTGGGGGTTTGTTTTTACACCTATTTTCCCGGCAACCTGCTGGCGGAGGCGGACATCGTGCTCAACGGCGTGCAGCGCCGGTGGTACACGGATTTTTCGGCCACCAACGGCCAGGCCTATTTTGTGGAAGGCGTAACGCTGCATGAGATTGGCCACTGGCTGGGTCTGAGTCATTCGCCCGTGGGCGGCGCCACCATGCTGGCGTACGGGGACATCGGCCAGAGCAGCCAGAGCGGATTGTCCGCTGATGAAATCGCCGCGGTGCGCACGCTCTATCCCGCCAGCGGCACCATGTCCAATCTGGCCCATTTGCGCGGCACAGTGACCAAGGGCGGCCAGCCGGTGGTGGGCGCAGCGGTGTTTTTGGAGGATGCCAACGGCACGCTGGTGGGGGGCACAGCCACACGGGCCAATGGCCAATACCTGCTCACCGCCGTTCCACCAGGGGCCTACGCGCTGCGCGTGGCGCCGCTGGACCCGCCGGTGAATCACTGGCTGGTGGCAGGGTTTGAGTTGGGGCCCGAATATGCCGGGGCGGATGTGAATTTCCTGACCACGTCCAACCATCCTGTGACCCTCACCGCGGGCGTGACCAACGTGTTCAATGTCACCGTGACCGCCGCCGTGCCGCCATTCCGCATCACGCAAATCCGCGAGCCAACCGCCAACCCCCTTTCCTTTGTCATCAGCTCGGTGCCCATCAAATTGCGTCCCGGCCAGAGCAATCTCACCGTGGGCGTGTTTTCCGCTGATTTGCCCACCAACGGACTGGATTTGAAAATCACCGGCCCCGGCATCACGCATGGGGCGCTGACCGCGCACCCGCCGGGATCGCCCTTCAACGGCTTGTCCGGCCTCTCGGTGGTGGTAAGCGTGAGTTCCAACGCCACTCCCGGCATGCGCAGCCTGGTGGTCACGCGCCCCAATGATGGCGCTCGGGCGTATGCGCCGGGTTTTGTGGAGATTCAACCGCTGGTGCCGGACTTCAATTTCGACGGATTGGATGACCGGTTTCAGCGCCAGTATTTCGCCCGCTTCACTCTGCCGGAGGCTGCGCCCGCTGCAGACCCGGACCGGGATGGCATGCCCAACACTGCGGAGGCGGTGGCGGGCACCGTACCCACGAATGCCTTGTCCGTTCTCAAGGTGGAGCGGGTGGTGCAGGATGCTTCGGGCACCACGATTTTCTGGCGCAGCGTGCCTGGCAAGCGGTACCAGGTGTGGGCGCGCGACCAGGTGGAAAACGCTCCTTGGCAGGCGATGGGCGAGCCGGTGCAGGCGGCGGGCAGTACGGCCAGTGCCCTGGATGTCGGCGCCACCCAACGCGCCCTCCGATTTTACCGGGTGCAGGTGTTGCCCTGA